The Candidatus Cloacimonadota bacterium genome contains the following window.
TTATGATGACAATTGACACAATTCGGAACTGGGAAAGCCTTGAAGATAAGATTGGCAAAGATGCCTTGATAGAATTCTTACATAAGCATTTGGATAGATTCAGAGATACAAAATCTGCTATCTCAAAGGCTATTGACTATGCCTTAAGCGATGACGCCGGACGAGGAGGATACATTATTTCTGCTCATGAGGATGGCATACTAGTGGGGGCAGTGGTGATGAACAACACCGGCATGCAAGAATTCATTCCGGAGTATTACCTCATCTACATCGCGGTAGATGCTTCCCAACGAGGCAAGGGAATAGGAGGAAAACTACTCCAAAAAGCATTCGATACTGCCGATGGAGACATTGCCCTACATGTGGAATACGATAATCCCGCGAAAAGATTGTATGAGCGCATGGGATTTACTACAAAGTATGC
Protein-coding sequences here:
- a CDS encoding GNAT family N-acetyltransferase produces the protein MMTIDTIRNWESLEDKIGKDALIEFLHKHLDRFRDTKSAISKAIDYALSDDAGRGGYIISAHEDGILVGAVVMNNTGMQEFIPEYYLIYIAVDASQRGKGIGGKLLQKAFDTADGDIALHVEYDNPAKRLYERMGFTTKYAEMRWQRSK